GGACAAAAAGataaaatagggtagatgatatgtccgtcttgtagattattttaaaatattagatacgtattttttattttcttacggaaataaatactttcgaagatatattgatttgatatatcgcgtgacgtcacttctaggtacgttttatacgtagaaataactcccactccaaaactttgattcgttttatctaagtattgtgatcttatatgacaaaataaaaaaatacgtgtctaatattttttcattacctaactgacggactaaatagacttttatttttcataccccgtcatcatccctattaatgcaggttttttataaaaagtatgtaAATTGTGTTATCAAAGAGAAAATTGTATGACATAGAatacattcattaaaatatacagcTTATTCACATAAACTGCAAAAAAACTCGAATTATACTAGAGTAGAATATGAGCTCCGGTGTAGTTCGAAACTAGTCAGGCGTCCTCGAAGAGTTTATATGAGTAaactgtatattttaattagtattatatagggatatttttcagtttttcgaaaatttctcaatggaagcacggagtctggaattgtgcctagtatatggcaataggctcaccccctattacatgggacttataatacaaatggtgaaaagtgagtgtacattgtatagcggcattacgtgccgtaatgtgcacctctgcctaccccatcggggataaaaggcgtgacgttgcaataatTCGATATAGTTTTCAAAATGGATTGCTTCCAATATGATTTATTGCCCAATATTGGATTCAATGCCATTTTAATTTCTGAATAACTATTTGGGTTGTATAATTCTTTATGATTATTATGACACTAATGCCCGTTTTCACCAAccacttttaagtgtgggagagccatgcttcggcacgaataggtcggctcgaccggagtgatatcacggcctcacagaaaaccgacgtgaaacaacgctttcgttgtgtgagtgaggttactggaggctcaattacccctctttccaatcttcccaatccccgattccccaacaacccttaaattcctaagccccaaaaggcaGCGCCCttataacgcctttggtgtttcgggtgcccataggcgacggcgattgcttatcattttAAGGAATTAATTGACGAATaaacgaatttaagggttgttggggaatcaggggattgggaagattggttaGAGGTCGTTGGTGAATACGGTCATAAGTCATACATTTTActgattttcaactttgttacaagagtataaggtttaaaatgtaatgtattatgttagttatcaatttttttttatatcaatgttGGAAGTGCAaagttttatgtttgtatattatgtaaaggtatatagcaatattatattataacgtacaaaatatatagtcatattaactatttatattagataatatattggaaaatatatagggtgactggtaattagtgaccgaaatttagttgttttgttattgtgataaaaataaaactaatgagtatacaaatatagtttctttggcaaagttgtttgtaatcatgagtacaatcacgtgtttaaatatcgttcactaattaccagtcaccctatgtAACTCTGGACTGTATAgcttatttatacatatatacataatgtTATGTTGAACTAGTTAATCAATTGtatatattaaatgtttatttaagccaaaaatgtgtattatttcatactagcttctgccagcggtttcgcccgcgatcccgtgggataaaaagtatcctatcacccaagtatTTCCAAACCGATAAAACCTTAAAACCTTCAAGAatagagcgtattcctttttaaatggccggcaacgcacctgtaactcctttggtgttgcgggtgtccataggcggatCTAatcgcttaccgtcaggtgaatcgtttgctcgtttgccatctattccataaaaaagtcagCTTATAACCTGTCTGTATACCTAACGTCGAAATCCGTTCGATAGTTTCAGTGTGATAATATTTGTACAGTATTATTGCATTAATATGGgctgatataaattaattaataaataaaataaaatgtagacaATTGGAAACGTGTTTGTTGTATGGGACcactagatggaaaatagagagggccgtggtttgtaacgtctcgcgctccctataaagtgtcacgcattatgttaaacggaaatccagttatgacatctcctctttgtatttacttcatGATTTAAATCTATTTTGAGCGTGGAATCTAGATTCCTAATTAAAATGCGAAACTATCAGTGTTTGTACGTTTGTTCCGCCTTACCTCCAAAACTGATCAACCGATTGTGATGAGATTCGATATGGACATTGTTTGAAAATTTAGTAAGATCTTGTAAATACCTAACcaaattgataaattattttctatttctaatcAAATCGCGGGTTCTCAAACTTCATGCTCAGCTCTTCCACAGCCTCACAGAGCAGTGGCGTGAAActaaaactatattattattttgtttgtcctGTAGCAAAGTGACACCACGCGGCCTcgtagaaaaccgacgtgaaacaacgcttgtgttgtgtttcgttgtgtaccTAAGTAAGGTTTTAGACCCGATTTCCCAATCCTATAcctatatgtacttacatactaaaaaaaatcGGTTTACACGGTAATGTACTaaacattaatggagaaaagctctactagtttttagagcgggactcttcatcatctAACTAAAGTAGGGTAAAACTAGTAGGTAGatattttctccattaatatacgtgagtaaaccgtgatttttattaacAGGTAGCTGATTTACTAAGAAGTAaattaggctacttttattaggtagaaataaaacacaaataatttccAACTGCAATATAATTCAGTAATGTAAGCCACAGCTAGTCAGACCTCAGACACCGGTCGGAGCAACGCTTCAGACAGTCGGGGTCGTTGCGACAGTGCGCACGGCACGATGCCTGACATCTTGTTAGAGTGCGCACATTCGTCCGCGGGAGGCGCTCGTCAAACATTACGCTGGAATTAACGTAAAAAAGAATTAGATTTTGGGAATATTAGGCATGGTtgggtttttttatatttgatgggtcgacgtttaaatgataatgataaatgatatttattttgcaaataggttacaatgtaactcttttacacgtcaatctcttaaataactagatgaggccggcatttcctatccgactactctgagaagaaatgccgaaacaaacttagaggtcatagtctcttttaaagtccagacaaaatcaattaaagatgtcggagaaccgtgcaagttgattctgtagtggtcttttgaggaaagaaccacaacagtttgagcggacctgttcagatggcagcacgcatgtgtcagtttacaaatGCTATTCATAAtaggccgctatctcgcctgatggtaagtgatgatgcggcctacgatggagcacgtctgtccataagcaacttattcactcgggctttgaagacacccaggttatacccatcaggaaacacagacttcgGCAGGGAATTCCATTCCCTAGAAtattcgcacaaggaagcttgaagcgaagcgagAGAGCTTcgagtttcgaatcacagagggattctttcAGAGCAATGTGCGCAGAGGGACGTTGCGCAGTCTACTCTGTAGGCACTCGAAACTAGTGAgcatttcaaagtcaaagtcgtcaaaattatttattccaaacaAACCAGGAAGggacttttgaacgtcaaggcaaacataataacattaaaaatatctgttctgctagtgaagctatttgctcgttccaaagtgtagattcctatggagaagaacaagcaagaaactccataggttactctttttcaatcagatttacaaatattttagttaaatttctccattaatttacgtgggttaaccgtgatttttagttaattttgtatctctcacgatagttattacaaaaataagtcCGTAATAAACGCGAGCGAAGATACATCAGCTAGtctttaatagttttttatagATGGGCCGCGTTTGGTCGCTATCTCTGATGGTAAGTGaaatgcggcctacgatggagcacgtcaaATAAGTCTATTCACTTGGGCTTATTAAAATCTTTACCTGTCAATAAAAGGTACAGAAGTGCAAGTAGCGGCGTCACAGTGCAGCACAGGTGGCGCCACCGCTGCCATGAGGGAACTATCCTCGCCGACCACGTACGGTATATGGTCAATATACACGCTATCAAATAGACACAGTCGTTTCATATATTCTTCTGGATGAGTAAACATCGTTGGGGGTGTTCCTGcaaacaatatatgtatatgcaacgtcacgccttttacccaaAGGGGTAAAAAAGGgtagggtaggcagaggagtaCAGTAAGGCaggcaatgccgctatacaatatacctacaccaacttttcataatttgtgttataagttcaatgttatagggggtgagcctattgctatatactgggcacaattccagactccgtgctactaagaaatttgtaaaaaagcctagtaatattTCGTCCGATTAGGgtatcgaatccgagaccccttgtccggcagtcgcatttcgacaactcgaccaacgaggcagtcaaagtgCACGCATCATAGCTTAGTTGATTCCATATccagctatgtgtaccaatgaatatgattggtggaagtcaaacgcatccacagcaacgtagcatagcacatctctggcggaaaagcacccttattttTTGAGGGTCCCGCCTTGGTGAaccgagagagagtgtcagactcttactgactaaaaaccactccgttcctactcctgcttttcgaaccggagccccggtaaacccgctagctaatccgcagctccggatcagatatcagtacctctaccaagagtttgaagcaatagtatttgtcgataatcgctagcgacgacgtacattttttgtatggcaaatcacagttccacaggtgaccggtagaggcgttgtaaatttgacaaacaaaagaTTTACGTCTTCGCTAGTggctatcgacaaatactattgcttcaaactcatggtagacgTGCAgttctactgggccccatctgtggtggtttgattgTTCTAAGGCTAAGGACTAAGGATTTTCTTACCTGCGCACTAAATAACTCTACTAACCATGaatattaaagtaaacattaGATCTTAAGAccggatatttaccatgttgtacctgtctatgagtttctaatattttggtgttgcaagcgtcatgatcacggatgaactgaagtcttaagttctaatgctagtgttagtgaccatgccagtttaaaaacttatctatacttctatactatactaatattataaagctgaagagtttgtttgtttgaacgcgctaatctcaggaactactggtccgatttgaatgattctttttgtgttggatagcgcatttatcgaggaaggttataggctataaatcatcacgctacgatcaataggaaccgagcacagcgggtgaaaccgcacggaagaagctagtattaactaaaaactcCCACTTACCGACAGTATAATACCTAGTGTTGCACATATGTTCCTGGATCAACGAGGATCGGTTGTGGAACCACCCAATCAGCCACTGCAGGTCCTCAAACTTGGTGATCTCATCGTTGATGACCTTCCTCGTCAGTCGAAGGTATTCCACGTCCGCTTCAATCACTGATTCGTCTTTGTCTTCCCCGTAACTGGAAGTAGGGATGAAGATATATGGCTGTATGGTCGGTGTTTTTATttagagagccatgcttcggcacgaatgggccggctcgaccggagtgataccacggcctcacagaaaatctacgtgaaacaacgcttgcgttgtgtgactgaggttaccggaggcccaattacccagttccccaatcttcgcaatcctcgattcctcaacaacccttaaattcctaacccccaaaaggccagcaacgcacttgtaacgcttttggtgtttcgagtgtccatgggcggcagcgattgcttaccatcaggtgatacgtcggctcttttaccggcttattcttataccataacaaagtATCCAAAAATTCTTCAGTAGATTATAGTACTTACTTCCTATACTGCATCTTGAGTATGGCCTCAGACATATGAATTCTGAAGATAACTCCTGGCCTTAGATGAGCTTGATACAGGTCCTTTGGCATTTCTACGTAGCCTGCCTCCCAGTCCTGAAAGGAATCGTGAAGATTCAAGTTTCAGCCTATTAAAAAGTTATCCGCCACGTCGGTTACTGGTGACTGACGCTTAGCAatgaatttgccttcaacagttttctttcggcagtaaTAATGCTTTAAATGAACTTTgatactaatattagaacttgagacggtatatttaccatgtttatctaaGTATCATGAACAGGATaaacagttcatccgtgatcatggcgcttgcaacagtgaaAGGTCCAAAATatcgtcttaagttctaatgatagtgttagtgaccatgtcagtttaaaagctTATAACTTGTGGGCGttcttactaataaaaaataatgcttataacgTATTATAGCCCATCTTCTGCCACCATAAATGTGGGTTTACGGATGACGaccaagggtagctcgccgcccgactagaaccagacccTTGCGTACGGCGCTGAACGTTCCACACGCCTAAAAGAGCCCTCAGTCCACCactgatggggcccagtaaggctaaTGCCAGATTGGtcctgcggactatctagcgggttaccggggctccggctcgaaaagcaggagtaaaaacagggtgatttttaatgATGCTAGATCGCCTTTTAGCACCGTTTatacttctatttttattttatcaattatttatgtttattatttttgtaatcggtgcaaataaactgtttttctttctttcttttctttctatcTTAACACTGGTTAtaattcacgtcggttttctctgaggccgtggtatcactccggtcgagtcggcccattcgtgctgaagcatggctctcccacaaaaAGCCCTAAGTATAACGAAACAAAGCCCAATTTACCTTGCCAGGTGGTTGGTACATGTCAAAATTGGGAGATCTGCCATAAGATCGTTTCCTGTCTATCATTTCACCAGCGCGAGCGACTGGCACTTCTGTGCTGGTACCATTCTTCGgctgaaaataaactttaagttaatttacataaagttcatttttacTACGCATACGTAGCAAGCCGCATTAAAATTGAGTAAGTACTTACAAGGGGTTTCTGAaaagcaatttattattttagtttttttgtaaatatcccTAAGCCTGCAGCGCagttgtgactcctctggtgttgcgggtgtctttAAGCAATGGATGtattgtcttggatcccgcaacgaaataaatcagaagatatttggtattagaggagaagaaaatgaaaacgatagtttccaattccctcggtgaatttaatgcaggagacagaaagACTAAGCcgtaaggcacaaaagagactgtaCGACTGACATACGTCTAGGAGACAGATGGCACTTAACTAACTATCCCTAAACTATCTCTTAACTAAGAGTCACTTAAGAGCACCTATATAAACTGCTTACTGCCGCACTccgagacatttaatgattacttaaactattccttagtaaagattttgttccaaaaataattgctaaggactgggttaagtaaccattaaattactctgagtatggcggttagatATCACTTATAGGTTGgcgaaaaacaaaatgtttttaagtGACACCTATCTTAGTTTAGGAGTTCCTTAAATTTAAGAGAggttgatataatatttttttttcgggttttcgaaaatttctcagtggtagcacggagtctggaaaagtgggtgtacacagtggcattacgtgccataatgtgcacctctgcctaccccttcggggattaaaggcgtgacgatatgtatgtatgtatgtaggttgaTATAAACTACCCTGAATAAGTAGATACGTACTTCTTCATCAGGGGGGCTGGTGGTAGCTCGCTGACGACCACGGCGTCTGCCGCCGCGACCGCGTCGCCTCTGTAAGGAAAAAAGGGTTTAATCATTAgagctggggccttagtctgctattacaattgtgtcagaatggtcgatcactgagcagtgcaagagggatggagctatacaacctacatagctccgtccctcttgcactgatcagccCCTGatgcctactccggttctcaaatccgaagtttcgtttaatcttcggccttAGGTATTACAGATTTACTAATacaattacttgaaataacgttttatttccTATTTCATGTCAAAacctatttacatatttatcttaatttcattcgttaatttttgttcacgaaagttcgcaataagtAGAATTGTAGAATGCGAAAGTTACgcacgaaacttcgtttttcgttgaattggAGTAGGCTCCCTGATACGGCGCCGTGGAAGACCTTAACTAGTTGAGCCGAGGCTCTTGTCAAGACTCGTTGGGCCAAGGTTGCCGGGGCTCTGTTAGGTTACTTAGTAACTTTTATTCCGAAAGATCGAAAGGACCTCTGTGTAgtacctctgagtttgtttcggcatttcttctcagagtagtcggataggaaatgccggcctcatctagttatttcaaagattgacgtgtaaaagtgttattttgtaacctacttgcagaAATACATATTAGTTATCATAGAcgttaagtgtgggaaagccatgcttcgacatgaatgggccggctcgacatgCTCGGTAGGTGAAATAAACTAAGTGATATTACAGAGTCCACAAgtttcttttttgagggagaaaatcgtcaattgacttctcccgccttggacgaggcgagagggagtgactaAAAACTCttgctgaataaaaaccacgccgttcctacttctgctcgtCGAGacggagcaccggtaacccaCAAGTACCCGCGACTGTCGCGCAAGGGgactcggtttcgattcccgggttgcacaaagaattactgggcttttttctgtttttcgaaaatttctcagtagtagcacgaagtctggaattgtgtccagtatatggcaaaaggctcaccctctattacatgggacttataacatagaTTGTGAATACTGGGTGTACTTTggacagtggcattacgtgccgtaatgtggacatctgcctacctcttcgggtaTAAATGGCATGATGTTACAAACGAAATATGAATGGAATATTAAATGaccaattaaaaacaatgtttttcttttattaacagAATTTTCCTTCAAGCATAACTAATTGACTTGTGTGGTGATGTTAGCATTCATTGGCGAATCGAACATGTAGtagtaaattaaatactaatttaacaattaaaaaattcaTTTTTGGACGATAGTTTAATATCTTGAGTGTTTCTagttaaaggtaagcgtccacaggcccgcatcgcacgcattccgtatgatgtcatcagtacgcatcgcatgtacgcattgctgatgatgcggttcgtacgatgcggatcagtcgacgctgttgtatgagtttctatacaagacaagacaaactaaaatccgttgcatgtgatgcgggcctgtggacgcgtaccttaagtGTATGGTAAGAGCAGTGGCTAGGGTATTGACTGCTATGAAACTTGTGGTAGGTTTGATTACCGCAATGAAAGAACTATTTTGTGCGGTCTACAAACTATTGTTTCAGGTCTAagtgtgcttttctaccagaaatgtactatgtagctatgctacgaagatgtaatagctaagctgtgaaactatgtgaccgttaccaccgatactaagctatgtagctgtgcgagggagatgcgcagctcgagtatgcgatgatatacatagcttagctgagtccgtttccaccagtgctaagctatgtgtaccaatgaatatgatgggtggaagccaaatgcatccacagcaacgtagcatagcatatctctgctGCAAAAATActcttaaagcattaactgtcgaaagaaaactgttgaaggcaaatcctccgctaagcatCAGTCACCAGagaccgacgtggcggttaacgtgtcgtacaaaaaaaaaaaaacaaaataaattcacaatcaaaatctttatttcaatTCACTCCTCAACATCTTTAGGTTCCGTGATGGAATCGACGAACACAATGGAGTTACACTCCGCCGCATCACACTGGAGCATCGGAGGGACTTCAACAGGAGTGACAGAGTACTCATCACCAATCACGTATGGGTTCCCATCAATCCACAACGCGTCAAACAGACAATAGATATGGACCTTAATAGTCATATAACTGATAAACTTGTAGATCCTGCCACCACATTCTCCCAAATGCTCTTTGATACTTTTATCAGTTTTGTACATCAATAGAAGGTTGTGGAACTTCGTGATCTCGTCCATAACCACCTTTTTAATCAGGTTTGTGTAGATAATATCAGCTTCAATGTGCCTTTCAGGGTCTTCGTACATTCTCTGCTTGATCCGCAAAATAGCATCAGACATTCGGACGCGAAAAATGACTCCAGGATTCATCTGGTCGGGCAAAATGCCAGGCTTTTTGGTTGAAGTCGAGAATTCCATGATACGGTCTTTAACAGGTTCTGGGTAGGTGTAGTGGTGAGGCCGCTCTCGAAGCTGTGGGCCCAGCAGTGTACTAAATTTCCTCACGTTCTGCGGCAGAAAAATTTGTCTTGTCAATTTGGGTCCTAAGATCCGGATgatatacttaatattaaggggggaaaatcatccaatgccttctcccgccttgggcgaggcgagagggagtgtcagactcttactgactaaaaaccaccccgttcctatttctgcccttcgagccggatccccggtaaacccgctagatagtccgcagctccggatcaggcatcagttctgcagggccccatctgtggcggtATGATGGCTTTTCGAAGCACgctcgggtctggttctggtcaggtGATCGGACGAAATACTTGGGGTAATATATCAATCGATGTTTCagtaaaatcaacaaaataatatgctCATGTGTTTCATTTTGTAGTAGTTCATAATTCTCGCGTAATTTCACTTTAGGTTGCTGAACACTAATCACTGATTCAAGTCCGATAAAGGTTTTTAAAAGCCAAAAGaaaatatggaatcataaaaatagcagttttaattttaacggttaaaataaagaaatgccGCGAATTTCTGACgcttccaaaataaaatatttggttgAAAAGGATTAAAATTATCTGGACACAATAATCATTTTACATTTGAaagaattgacaattacagaatagcatacctcttagtacgagtttgctaaacgttgaatgaaaatgaaacgagagc
This is a stretch of genomic DNA from Spodoptera frugiperda isolate SF20-4 chromosome 24, AGI-APGP_CSIRO_Sfru_2.0, whole genome shotgun sequence. It encodes these proteins:
- the LOC118278414 gene encoding uncharacterized protein LOC118278414 isoform X1 — encoded protein: MFGILTILVVPFFLASIPSSRGNLLFESPNVVSWAGIAPRGIRRIYFHRDGRSKLKDDIYEQPVNLMNKKSPHDKDEPSDVRGETNADPWTPFDFSKFDNYLNNFKDGDKQDPSPELNRIKRRARRRRGRGGRRRGRQRATTSPPDEEPKNGTSTEVPVARAGEMIDRKRSYGRSPNFDMYQPPGKDWEAGYVEMPKDLYQAHLRPGVIFRIHMSEAILKMQYRNYGEDKDESVIEADVEYLRLTRKVINDEITKFEDLQWLIGWFHNRSSLIQEHMCNTRYYTVGTPPTMFTHPEEYMKRLCLFDSVYIDHIPYVVGEDSSLMAAVAPPVLHCDAATCTSVPFIDSVMFDERLPRTNVRTLTRCQASCRAHCRNDPDCLKRCSDRCLRSD
- the LOC118278414 gene encoding uncharacterized protein LOC118278414 isoform X2; the encoded protein is MFGILTILVVPFFLASIPSSRGNLLFESPNLKDDIYEQPVNLMNKKSPHDKDEPSDVRGETNADPWTPFDFSKFDNYLNNFKDGDKQDPSPELNRIKRRARRRRGRGGRRRGRQRATTSPPDEEPKNGTSTEVPVARAGEMIDRKRSYGRSPNFDMYQPPGKDWEAGYVEMPKDLYQAHLRPGVIFRIHMSEAILKMQYRNYGEDKDESVIEADVEYLRLTRKVINDEITKFEDLQWLIGWFHNRSSLIQEHMCNTRYYTVGTPPTMFTHPEEYMKRLCLFDSVYIDHIPYVVGEDSSLMAAVAPPVLHCDAATCTSVPFIDSVMFDERLPRTNVRTLTRCQASCRAHCRNDPDCLKRCSDRCLRSD
- the LOC118278414 gene encoding uncharacterized protein LOC118278414 isoform X3, with protein sequence MFGILTILVVPFFLASIPSSRGNLLFESPNVVSWAGIAPRGIRRIYFHRDGRSKLKDDIYEQPVNLMNKKSPHDKDEPSDVRGETNADPWTPFDFSKFDNYLNNFKDGDKQDPSPELNRIKRRARNVRKFSTLLGPQLRERPHHYTYPEPVKDRIMEFSTSTKKPGILPDQMNPGVIFRVRMSDAILRIKQRMYEDPERHIEADIIYTNLIKKVVMDEITKFHNLLLMYKTDKSIKEHLGECGGRIYKFISYMTIKVHIYCLFDALWIDGNPYVIGDEYSVTPVEVPPMLQCDAAECNSIVFVDSITEPKDVEE